The genomic region CTCGCCGACCGGGGACATTTCGTCCAGATACGGGCTGATGGCCGGGCCTATCCCGTCGCCGATTCGCAACGAACTCCATTCGCCACGGTCAAATGCTTCCAACCGGACCTGACGGCAGAACTGGGAGCGCAGCCGGACTGGCAGGAGTTCCAGAAAGCGCTTGATGCACTGATCCCGGCTCCAAACCTCCCGGTGGCTGTCAGGATCCGGGGCCGGTTCCGGTATGTGAAAGCCCGCAGTGTCGCCAGAAAACTGAAGCCCTATCCGCCGCTTACCGAAATCATCCGAACCCAGCCTGAATTCGAACATCGGGACGCAGAAGGCCTTATGGCCGGATTCTGGTTCCCTTCTTATCTCTCCGGAATCAACCTTCCCGGCTGGCACCTGCATTTTCTCAATTCGGAAGAAGCGGAAGGCGGGCATGTGCTCGAAGCGGTCCCGCTGGCCGTTACCGTAGAGATCGACACTGCCTCCGGCCTGCGTGTTCTTTTTCCTTCCAGCGGCGAATTCCACGAGGTGATCCTGGGGGAAGAGAGATAGCCGGACACCGTTTGACCC from Deltaproteobacteria bacterium harbors:
- the budA gene encoding acetolactate decarboxylase, coding for MKRPLLLLVFLLAGCASHPGITAKNPAGCISDEIVQIGTFGALLAGALEGTVSYGEIRQFGNFGVGTFNGLDGEMLADRGHFVQIRADGRAYPVADSQRTPFATVKCFQPDLTAELGAQPDWQEFQKALDALIPAPNLPVAVRIRGRFRYVKARSVARKLKPYPPLTEIIRTQPEFEHRDAEGLMAGFWFPSYLSGINLPGWHLHFLNSEEAEGGHVLEAVPLAVTVEIDTASGLRVLFPSSGEFHEVILGEER